TGATAATATATAAAAAAGGAGGGCATTAACATGTGGACTAGAGCAGAGATTAAAACATATGCAAAGGAATTTTTAAAGAAACATTATTGGAAGGCATTTATAGTGTGCCTTATATTTACTATAATTACAGGTAATCACTTTAATAGAGATGAAGATTTTAGAGTGGAGTACAATTATAATATAGACCTTAATGAGATAGATGGTTTAGAAGATGGAAGGAGAATACCTTTAGAAACTGCGTATGATGGTTTGAATTTTTTCCTTGGAAAGATTGGAAAGTTACCTTTAGCCTTTATAGGTACCAGTATATTTTTATTTGCTATACTTGCATTCATTGTTATACAAATATTTATATTTCCACTCTTAGAGGTAGGGAAAAACAGATTTTTTCTTAAAGCCTTTGAAGATGACGTAGATATAAAATATCTATTTTCAGCATTTAATAAGGATGAATACTGGGGAATAGTTAGCTGTATGTTTGTTACGGGATTGTACCAATTTTTTTGGAGCCTGCTTTTAATCATTCCAGGTATTGTAAAGGCTTATGAGTATAAATTTGTTCCATACATTTTAACCAAAGAACCTCATTTGACAGCAAAAGAAGCAATAGAAAAGAGTAGGTTCATAACTGAAGATGAAAAGTGGAATATGTTTGTTCTGGATTTATCTTTCTTAGGATGGCAACTGTTGGGAATGTTGTTCTTTGGAGTTGGCGGTGTTTTTGTCAATCCGTATATAGAAGCTACCTATGCAAGGTTATATAATGTGCTGAATGGTGAAGATGATAATATGGATGAAGAAAGTGACTATATCTTAGAATAAGGAGATATCAATGGATAAAGATAATTCACCAAAAACAATAGATGAATATATTGAATTGCAGTCTGAAGATAAACAGAAAATTTTAATAGAGTTTAGAAAAACCATTAAAGAAGCAATTCCGGAAGCAACAGAAAAAATTAGCTGGCAGATGCCTACATTTTACTACCTTGGTAATGTAATCCATTTTGCTGCACAGAAAAGACATGTAGGTCTACATCCAGGACCTAATGCCATAGTGGTATTTCAAGAGGAATTAAAGGAGTACAAAACCTCCAAGGGAGCAATTCAAATACCTTATGATAAAGCAATACCTTCAGATTTAATTAAAAGAATAGCAAGATTTTCTTTAGAAGAAAACATTCAACGAAATGAAGAAAAATTAGCTGCTAAGGGAAAGAAAAAGGTATAGGGGGCATTTAGATGGAAATGGTATTTGGTATTAATGTCATAGGAATAATATTAAATTTTGCTATTAAAGTATTAGGTGTTTATGCTTTAGTTTTATTTATTAAAGCTGTGAAAATTTATATTAACAAAAATAATATATGACTAAAAAACTCTGATAGGATATACCTGTCAGAGTTTATTAATTTAATAAATATTTTGGAAGGATTTTTTGAACTTAGAAGCTAGTGATTTTTTCTTACAGTATTCACATACGTGATCTTCTTTTGACCCCAGTTTATCACCAATGAAATTTAAGGAATCCTCTGTAGCATAATATTTACCACATACTGAGCATTTTACCAAGTCAAAATCCCTGTTCCATATAGTTCTAATTCCGTTGTTTTCATCTAATTTTATGGCATTTGTAGGACAAACTTCTGCACATGCACCACATCCAATACAGTCTTTTGATGGATCATCATAAGGAGTGGAGACCTTCTTTGTAATTCCTCTGTTAACCATAGAAATAGCATTAGTTCCTAGCTTTTCACAAGCAGTTACGCATAAGCCACATAGGATACAATCATCATTTTCTTTTTGAATATACCTTTCAGGAGAAACTATCTTATATTCCTTAGCTAATTCTTGTATATACTCATTTTTAGGTGACCTTAACAATAGAAGAAGTATGATATCCTTCCTCATTTTAATAATATCCTCAGTCTTTGTAATGACCTCTAAATTTTCTCTAATAGGATATACACAAGCAGAAACTATTTTTTTTCTTTTTCCTTCATTGACCTCAACTAAGCATAATCTACATCTGCCTAGACCTTCAAAGCCTTTCTTATAACATAAACTAGGAATATTTATATTATTACGTTTGGCAACTTCCATTAAGGTTTCTCCATCATGACCATTATAAACTTTGCCATTGATTTTAATAAGCATATGCAGCACCTCCAATCTTGACAGAATCCTTAGGACAAGCAGTGAAGCAATTGCCACATTTGATGCAAATATCTTCATCTATTACATGTATTTCTTTTAATGAACCTGTAATAGCATTTACAGGGCAATTCTTTTTACAGATTCCGCAGCCAATGCAGGTTTCCTCTTCTATGAAATAAGTAGTTAAGTTCTTACAAACTCCTGCAGAGCATTTATGATTTACAATATGATCCATATATTCATTTCTAAAGTATTGTATAGTAGTTAAAACTGGATTTGGTGCTGTCTTTCCAAGGGCACATAATGATGCTGACATTATGGTTTTTCCAAGACTTTCAAGGATATGAATATCCTCTAATTGACCTCTACCTTCAGTTATATTAGTTAGTATATTAAGCATCATTTTTATACCTTCTCTACAAGTAGTACATTTTCCACAAGACTCCTCTGAAAGAAATTCCATGTAGTATCTTGCAATCTCCACCATACAAGTAGTATCATCCATAACTATAACTCCACCAGAGCCCATCATGGAACCCATCTTGCTTAAAGAATCAAAATCTAAGGGTACATCCATATACTCCTTTGGTATACAGCCGCCAGATGGACCACCTGTCTGAACAGCCTTAAATGGTCTGTTTTTAATAATTCCGCAACCAATATCAAATACAAGTTCGCTTAATTTGGTGCCCATGGGTATTTCTACTAAACCTGTATTCTTTACCTTTCCTACTAAGGAAAAAACTTTTGTACCAGAATTATTTTCAGTACCAATTTTATTAAACCAATTAGCTCCATTCAAAATAATAGGGGGGATATTAGCCCAAGTTTCCACATTGTTTAAAACAGTTGGCATATTCCATAAACCCTTTTCTACGCTTCTAATATATTTAGCTCTTGGTTCTCCGACATTACCTTCAATAGATGCCATAAGTGCACTTGATTCACCACATACAAAAGCTCCACCACCACGTACAATTTCTAAGTCAAAATCAAATCCGCTACCAATTATATTTTCGCCTAAATAGCCTAACTTTCTAGCTTTATCAATGGCAAATTCCATATTTTTTCTAGCAAGCTCATATTCATCTCTTATATAAAGATATCCTTTATTAGAGTTTATGGAATAGCCACAAATTATCATTCCTTCAATAATGGTATTTGGATCTCCTTCCATAATACTTCTGTCCATAAAGGCTCCTGGGTCACCTTCGTCACCATTACAGATTACATACTTAGGGTAGTCTTCGAATTTGGAACAAGTTCTCCACTTAGTGCCAGTAGGGAAGCCTGCACCACCGCGACCTT
The DNA window shown above is from Tissierella sp. Yu-01 and carries:
- a CDS encoding 2Fe-2S iron-sulfur cluster-binding protein, with amino-acid sequence MLIKINGKVYNGHDGETLMEVAKRNNINIPSLCYKKGFEGLGRCRLCLVEVNEGKRKKIVSACVYPIRENLEVITKTEDIIKMRKDIILLLLLRSPKNEYIQELAKEYKIVSPERYIQKENDDCILCGLCVTACEKLGTNAISMVNRGITKKVSTPYDDPSKDCIGCGACAEVCPTNAIKLDENNGIRTIWNRDFDLVKCSVCGKYYATEDSLNFIGDKLGSKEDHVCEYCKKKSLASKFKKSFQNIY
- a CDS encoding NADH-quinone oxidoreductase subunit NuoF, with amino-acid sequence MNDISNKRKILVCCGTGCLASNSYEVYESLKEKLEINPNIIVQIEIKATGCNGLCEKGPVVKIHPDDISYFKVSAKDVDEIIEKTITNGEIINRLLYFDTNQKKKIINHMDASFYKHQRKIALRNIGEIDPLSIEDYLERDGYKALHKVLFEMEPMEVIDEVEKSGLKGRGGAGFPTGTKWRTCSKFEDYPKYVICNGDEGDPGAFMDRSIMEGDPNTIIEGMIICGYSINSNKGYLYIRDEYELARKNMEFAIDKARKLGYLGENIIGSGFDFDLEIVRGGGAFVCGESSALMASIEGNVGEPRAKYIRSVEKGLWNMPTVLNNVETWANIPPIILNGANWFNKIGTENNSGTKVFSLVGKVKNTGLVEIPMGTKLSELVFDIGCGIIKNRPFKAVQTGGPSGGCIPKEYMDVPLDFDSLSKMGSMMGSGGVIVMDDTTCMVEIARYYMEFLSEESCGKCTTCREGIKMMLNILTNITEGRGQLEDIHILESLGKTIMSASLCALGKTAPNPVLTTIQYFRNEYMDHIVNHKCSAGVCKNLTTYFIEEETCIGCGICKKNCPVNAITGSLKEIHVIDEDICIKCGNCFTACPKDSVKIGGAAYAY
- a CDS encoding DUF1801 domain-containing protein, encoding MDKDNSPKTIDEYIELQSEDKQKILIEFRKTIKEAIPEATEKISWQMPTFYYLGNVIHFAAQKRHVGLHPGPNAIVVFQEELKEYKTSKGAIQIPYDKAIPSDLIKRIARFSLEENIQRNEEKLAAKGKKKV
- a CDS encoding DUF975 family protein gives rise to the protein MWTRAEIKTYAKEFLKKHYWKAFIVCLIFTIITGNHFNRDEDFRVEYNYNIDLNEIDGLEDGRRIPLETAYDGLNFFLGKIGKLPLAFIGTSIFLFAILAFIVIQIFIFPLLEVGKNRFFLKAFEDDVDIKYLFSAFNKDEYWGIVSCMFVTGLYQFFWSLLLIIPGIVKAYEYKFVPYILTKEPHLTAKEAIEKSRFITEDEKWNMFVLDLSFLGWQLLGMLFFGVGGVFVNPYIEATYARLYNVLNGEDDNMDEESDYILE